The following are from one region of the Erwinia billingiae Eb661 genome:
- a CDS encoding UxaA family hydrolase, which produces MQRYIKIHPNDNVAVALAELAEGETVSVGEQNVVLKQAVERGHKFALLPLAVGELVIKYGLPIGHATVPVSAGEILHSHNTRTNLSDVDEYSYQPDFATLPAQAADREVQLFRRRNGDVGIRNELWILPTVGCVNGIAKQMVNRFLKESDDAAGIDGVHLFTHPFGCSQLGQDHENTRTMLQNMVRHPNAGAVLVIGLGCENNQVDVFRETLGEYDADRVSFMALQQHDDEVEAGLEHLRHLYAVMRDDQRQPGKLSELKFGLECGGSDGLSGITANPLLGRFSDQMIANGGTTVLTEVPEMFGAERILMSRCRDEQTFEKTVSMINDFKRYFIDHQQPIYENPSPGNKAGGITTLEEKSLGCTQKAGQSQVVDVLKYGERLHQPGLNLLSAPGNDAVATSALAGAGCHMVLFSTGRGTPYGGFVPTVKLATNSELAAKKPHWIDFDAGALIKGTDMSVLLENFVDTLVDIANGRQTKNELNDFRELAIFKSGVTL; this is translated from the coding sequence ATGCAGCGTTATATCAAAATCCATCCAAACGACAATGTGGCGGTTGCCCTCGCGGAACTCGCCGAAGGGGAAACCGTCAGCGTCGGCGAGCAGAACGTGGTGCTGAAGCAGGCCGTCGAGCGCGGCCACAAATTTGCGCTGCTGCCGCTGGCGGTGGGCGAACTGGTGATCAAATACGGTTTGCCGATTGGGCACGCCACGGTGCCGGTATCGGCAGGTGAAATCCTGCATTCCCACAACACCCGCACCAATCTCAGCGATGTGGACGAGTATAGCTATCAGCCCGATTTCGCCACGCTACCGGCACAGGCCGCTGACCGTGAGGTGCAGCTGTTCCGCCGCCGCAATGGCGATGTGGGCATCCGTAACGAGCTATGGATTTTGCCCACGGTCGGCTGCGTTAACGGCATCGCCAAACAGATGGTTAACCGTTTTCTGAAGGAGAGCGACGACGCGGCGGGCATCGACGGCGTGCATCTGTTTACCCATCCTTTCGGCTGCTCCCAGCTGGGCCAGGATCACGAGAACACCCGCACCATGTTGCAGAATATGGTGCGTCATCCCAACGCAGGCGCGGTGCTGGTGATTGGCCTGGGCTGTGAAAACAATCAGGTGGATGTCTTCCGCGAGACGCTGGGCGAATACGATGCCGATCGCGTCAGCTTTATGGCGTTGCAGCAGCATGATGATGAAGTGGAAGCCGGGCTGGAACACCTGCGCCATCTGTATGCCGTCATGCGCGATGACCAGCGCCAACCGGGCAAGCTGAGTGAGCTGAAGTTCGGCCTGGAATGCGGCGGCTCGGACGGGCTGTCCGGCATCACCGCCAATCCGCTGCTGGGCCGGTTCTCCGACCAGATGATTGCCAACGGCGGCACCACGGTGCTGACGGAAGTGCCGGAAATGTTCGGTGCCGAGCGCATTCTGATGAGCCGCTGCCGCGATGAGCAGACCTTTGAAAAAACCGTCAGCATGATCAACGACTTCAAACGCTACTTTATCGATCACCAGCAGCCTATCTACGAGAACCCGTCGCCGGGCAACAAAGCGGGCGGCATCACCACGCTGGAAGAGAAGTCGCTGGGCTGTACGCAGAAAGCCGGGCAAAGCCAGGTGGTTGACGTGCTGAAATACGGCGAGCGCCTGCATCAGCCGGGTCTGAACCTGCTTAGCGCACCGGGGAATGACGCGGTCGCCACCAGCGCGCTGGCTGGCGCAGGCTGCCATATGGTGCTGTTCAGTACCGGACGCGGCACCCCTTACGGCGGCTTTGTGCCGACGGTAAAACTGGCCACCAACAGCGAGCTGGCGGCGAAAAAGCCGCACTGGATTGATTTCGATGCGGGTGCGTTGATCAAGGGAACCGACATGTCGGTGTTGCTGGAGAACTTTGTCGATACGCTGGTGGACATCGCCAACGGCCGTCAGACCAAAAATGAGCTGAATGACTTCCGCGAGCTGGCGATTTTCAAAAGTGGGGTGACGCTGTAG
- a CDS encoding chloride channel protein, with product MTTGSKHALNWTSILVAIPVGLVATLVTLGFRQAIELINSVVFGTRQDVTQAIGVYPWYLWPLVVGIGGVIAGFFLRYATAIEQKETVRTDYLEVINARLDAVPTKTSLFRALSSIASISSGASIGKEGPMVQLSALSGSLMGRLCFAKLALRNSDIVAMAAAAGLSSVYHAPLASAIFVAEIAFGISALQRLIPLIISSGVAVLTMWTLGYRSAIYPFSHAQFDLTVGNMLLTVIVGLAAGLVGWAMIWLINQSKQRFGRIKNLPFRLGLGGVLVGVMAIASTNILGNGYEVIVEIMAGSFVLKGLIILLALKMIATAVSVGSNAVGGLFTPSLLIGAVLGVVIATLASLAGWPVSNTVVFAAVGMGAVLASVSQAPLMAMLMVLEMTLNSSLLFPTMIACVLASMTVYRLQSSSTYPVIKNHFSRSDAKFDFDNGIISQFIVSGAALKPEDTVGKALAVSTLKRERFVYVIGDVGQFLGAVSIHDISRKVLDKEITLDSPVSCVVDEAFPFIYENQTITEGWEAFARITLERLPVLNNPVERKYLGALTKTSLIQKAKDFL from the coding sequence ATGACGACGGGCAGTAAACACGCACTGAACTGGACCAGCATTCTGGTCGCGATCCCGGTTGGCCTGGTGGCGACGCTGGTGACGCTGGGCTTTCGTCAGGCGATTGAGCTGATTAACTCGGTGGTGTTTGGCACCCGGCAGGATGTGACCCAGGCCATCGGCGTCTATCCGTGGTATCTCTGGCCGCTGGTGGTGGGTATCGGCGGGGTGATTGCCGGTTTTTTCCTGCGTTATGCCACGGCGATTGAACAGAAAGAGACGGTTCGCACCGATTATCTGGAAGTGATCAACGCCCGACTGGATGCCGTGCCGACCAAAACCTCGCTGTTCCGCGCGCTCTCCTCGATTGCCAGTATCAGCAGCGGCGCCTCGATTGGTAAAGAGGGGCCGATGGTGCAGCTTTCCGCGCTGAGCGGCAGCCTGATGGGCCGGCTGTGTTTCGCTAAGCTCGCGCTGCGCAACAGTGACATTGTGGCGATGGCCGCCGCCGCCGGGCTGTCGTCGGTTTACCATGCCCCGCTGGCCTCGGCGATTTTCGTGGCGGAGATTGCTTTTGGCATCTCGGCGCTGCAGCGCCTGATCCCGCTGATCATCTCCTCAGGCGTGGCGGTGCTGACCATGTGGACGCTGGGCTACCGTTCGGCGATTTATCCCTTCTCCCATGCGCAGTTTGATTTGACGGTCGGCAACATGCTGCTGACGGTGATCGTCGGCCTGGCGGCCGGTCTGGTGGGCTGGGCGATGATCTGGCTGATCAATCAGAGCAAGCAGCGCTTTGGCCGCATCAAAAACCTGCCGTTCCGGCTGGGATTAGGCGGCGTGCTGGTGGGCGTGATGGCGATTGCCAGCACCAATATTCTCGGCAACGGCTACGAAGTGATTGTCGAAATCATGGCCGGCAGCTTCGTGCTGAAAGGGCTGATTATCCTGCTGGCGCTGAAGATGATTGCCACGGCGGTGTCGGTCGGCTCTAACGCGGTGGGCGGCCTGTTCACGCCCTCGTTGCTGATTGGCGCGGTGCTGGGCGTGGTGATCGCCACACTGGCGAGCCTGGCCGGCTGGCCGGTCAGCAACACCGTGGTATTCGCAGCGGTGGGGATGGGCGCGGTACTGGCGTCGGTCAGTCAGGCACCCTTGATGGCGATGCTGATGGTGCTGGAAATGACCCTCAACAGCAGCCTGTTGTTCCCCACCATGATTGCCTGCGTGCTGGCATCAATGACCGTCTACCGTTTGCAGTCCAGCAGCACCTATCCGGTGATCAAAAACCACTTCAGCCGCTCCGATGCCAAGTTCGATTTTGATAACGGCATCATCTCGCAATTTATCGTTTCTGGCGCGGCGCTGAAGCCGGAAGATACCGTCGGCAAGGCGCTGGCGGTCAGCACGTTAAAACGCGAGCGTTTTGTCTATGTGATCGGTGATGTTGGGCAGTTTCTGGGCGCGGTATCGATTCACGATATTTCCAGAAAAGTGCTGGATAAAGAGATCACGCTGGACTCGCCGGTCAGCTGCGTGGTGGACGAGGCTTTCCCGTTTATCTACGAGAATCAGACCATTACCGAAGGCTGGGAAGCCTTTGCCCGCATCACGCTGGAGCGCCTGCCGGTGCTGAATAATCCGGTGGAAAGGAAATACCTCGGCGCGCTGACCAAAACCAGCCTGATCCAGAAAGCCAAAGACTTCCTGTAA
- a CDS encoding BtpA/SgcQ family protein, which yields MAAPQVLPQKSNALETLFQVKKPVIGVIHLKPLPGAPRYNGQAMKEVYDAAVADALTLSRGGVDGIIVENASDLPFARPENIGPETVAALTAACLAVRNAVDTPIGITCVANGAIPALAIAKAVGARWVRVNQWANAYIANEGFINGPAPEAMRYRAMIDARDVAIFADVHVKFGAHAITADRSIPEQATDAEWFDADVLIATGTRTGNPTSDTEVNEVRSGTNLPVIVGSGLSPSQVPALFASADGAIIGQWLKEDGQWWKPVDARRVAELMAAVMKVREEL from the coding sequence ATGGCCGCACCCCAAGTTCTGCCGCAGAAGAGTAATGCCCTGGAGACGCTGTTTCAGGTGAAGAAACCGGTGATTGGCGTGATCCACCTGAAGCCGCTGCCCGGCGCGCCACGTTATAACGGCCAGGCGATGAAAGAGGTGTATGACGCCGCCGTGGCCGATGCGCTGACGCTGTCACGCGGCGGCGTGGACGGCATTATTGTCGAAAACGCCAGCGACCTGCCCTTCGCGCGCCCGGAAAATATCGGTCCGGAGACGGTGGCCGCGTTAACCGCCGCCTGCCTCGCGGTACGAAATGCCGTTGATACGCCCATCGGCATTACCTGTGTCGCCAACGGTGCCATTCCGGCGCTGGCGATTGCCAAAGCGGTCGGTGCCCGCTGGGTGCGCGTCAATCAATGGGCCAATGCCTATATCGCTAACGAAGGCTTTATCAACGGCCCGGCCCCGGAAGCGATGCGCTATCGCGCGATGATCGACGCGCGCGATGTCGCCATTTTCGCCGATGTTCACGTCAAGTTTGGCGCCCACGCCATTACCGCCGACCGCAGCATTCCCGAGCAGGCGACCGACGCCGAATGGTTTGATGCCGACGTGCTGATCGCCACCGGCACCCGCACCGGCAACCCCACCAGCGACACCGAGGTCAACGAGGTGCGAAGCGGCACCAATCTGCCGGTGATTGTCGGCTCTGGCCTGTCACCGTCTCAGGTGCCGGCGCTGTTTGCCTCCGCCGATGGCGCGATTATCGGCCAGTGGCTGAAGGAAGACGGACAGTGGTGGAAACCGGTCGATGCGCGCCGCGTGGCGGAGCTGATGGCGGCGGTGATGAAAGTGCGGGAGGAACTGTGA
- a CDS encoding tagaturonate reductase, producing MSTLNRREFAGRTHPTKIIQFGEGNFLRAFIDWQIDLLNEHTDLNAGVVVVRPRNSQTTRSLNSQDGLYTTLIRGVNDRGEVVSEPRLIRSVNEEIHPWRQHEAFLALAREAEIRYVFSNTTEAGIQYDPADRLDDKPASSFPAKLTQQLYARWQHFSGAKGSGWVMLPCELIDDNGEALKALVRRYAQAWQLPAAFMQWLEQENTFCSTLVDRIVTGYPQEARAIEAELGYQDAYLVAGEVYYLLAIQGPAWLEQALCLDRYPLNIRLVDDIKPFKEQKVAILNGAHTAMVPVAYLAGLDTVDDAMADADIAGFIDRTLRQEIIPTLSQDPAELHAFADAVLNRFRNPFIRHQLQAIALNGMTKFRTRLLPQILASCQQTGEVPPRLSFAFAALLAFYRGKRGDEVYPLQDDAAWLARFAELWPQVDSGKLAPQQLVDAVFRDSAHWGCDLNTVPGLTAAVTEHLQRIVGCDMRQALTHLN from the coding sequence ATGTCGACGCTCAATCGCAGGGAGTTTGCTGGCCGGACTCACCCGACAAAAATCATTCAGTTTGGCGAAGGCAACTTCCTGCGTGCTTTCATTGACTGGCAAATCGATCTGTTAAACGAACATACCGACCTGAACGCCGGTGTGGTGGTGGTGCGTCCGCGTAACAGCCAGACCACCCGCAGCCTCAACAGCCAGGACGGGCTCTACACCACGCTGATCCGCGGCGTTAACGATCGCGGCGAAGTGGTCAGCGAACCGCGGCTGATCCGTTCGGTGAATGAGGAAATTCATCCGTGGCGGCAGCACGAGGCGTTTCTGGCGCTGGCGCGGGAAGCGGAGATTCGCTACGTCTTCTCCAACACCACTGAAGCGGGCATCCAGTATGACCCGGCCGATCGGCTGGACGATAAGCCTGCCAGCAGCTTCCCGGCAAAGCTAACCCAACAGCTGTACGCGCGCTGGCAGCACTTCTCCGGCGCGAAAGGGAGCGGCTGGGTGATGTTGCCGTGCGAGCTGATTGATGACAACGGTGAGGCGCTGAAGGCGCTGGTGCGGCGTTACGCGCAGGCGTGGCAGCTGCCCGCAGCGTTTATGCAGTGGCTGGAGCAGGAAAATACCTTCTGCTCGACGCTGGTCGACCGCATCGTCACCGGCTATCCGCAGGAAGCCCGTGCGATTGAAGCCGAACTGGGCTATCAGGATGCCTATCTGGTGGCCGGTGAGGTCTATTACCTGCTGGCGATCCAGGGGCCGGCGTGGCTGGAGCAGGCGCTCTGTCTGGATCGCTATCCGCTGAATATCCGCCTGGTTGACGACATTAAACCGTTTAAGGAGCAGAAGGTTGCGATCCTTAACGGCGCGCATACCGCCATGGTGCCGGTGGCGTACCTCGCCGGGCTGGATACGGTGGATGACGCGATGGCCGATGCCGATATCGCCGGGTTTATCGACCGCACCCTGCGGCAGGAAATCATTCCCACGCTGTCGCAGGATCCGGCTGAATTACATGCCTTTGCCGATGCGGTGCTCAACCGCTTCCGCAATCCGTTTATCCGCCATCAGCTGCAGGCGATTGCCCTCAACGGCATGACCAAATTCCGCACCCGTCTGCTGCCACAAATTCTGGCCAGCTGCCAGCAAACCGGTGAGGTTCCGCCGCGTCTGAGCTTTGCCTTCGCGGCGCTGCTGGCCTTTTATCGCGGTAAACGCGGCGACGAAGTTTATCCCCTGCAGGACGACGCGGCCTGGCTGGCGCGCTTTGCCGAACTCTGGCCGCAGGTCGACAGCGGCAAGCTGGCGCCGCAGCAGCTGGTTGACGCCGTTTTCCGCGACTCTGCTCACTGGGGCTGCGATCTGAATACGGTACCGGGCTTAACCGCTGCCGTCACCGAACACCTGCAACGTATTGTCGGCTGCGATATGCGCCAGGCACTGACGCATTTGAACTGA
- a CDS encoding carbohydrate kinase family protein yields the protein MATGKALFVGDISLDTTLQLGHIPQPDEKLHVRIDNESAGGVISNAALACRLAGGNPVLAVETGDDLFADSLLISLQQAGIEIVSRKMPGRTCRAIVLIEPHGEKRLLLEPGVSLYPSLEWVQSLSLDGIDWVHTAVYGEGAWPLIEQARQRGCKWSLDLEPATFSNGIASIESLLAGAEVVFCNQRALAQLGDNPVQQLLAAGVNAVVSTLGARGASYTTDTDHLEARYPLTPTLVDTTGAGDCLAGWFIACLLAGKSPDAALTEAVFAATYSCERAGAQPSYPDRQQLAAFQQASLR from the coding sequence ATGGCGACGGGAAAGGCCTTATTTGTTGGCGATATCAGCCTCGACACCACCCTGCAGCTGGGCCACATCCCGCAGCCCGATGAAAAGCTGCACGTGCGTATTGATAACGAATCTGCCGGTGGGGTGATCAGCAACGCCGCCCTCGCCTGCCGTCTGGCCGGCGGCAACCCGGTGCTGGCGGTGGAAACCGGCGATGACCTGTTTGCCGACTCCCTGCTGATCAGCCTGCAGCAGGCGGGCATTGAGATCGTCAGCCGCAAGATGCCTGGCCGCACCTGCCGCGCCATCGTGCTGATTGAACCGCACGGCGAGAAGCGACTGCTGCTGGAGCCGGGCGTGTCGCTCTATCCCTCCCTTGAATGGGTGCAATCCCTCTCCTTAGACGGCATCGACTGGGTGCATACCGCGGTGTATGGCGAAGGCGCGTGGCCGCTGATTGAGCAGGCGCGTCAGCGCGGCTGCAAATGGTCGCTGGATCTGGAACCCGCCACCTTCAGCAACGGCATTGCCTCGATCGAATCGCTGCTGGCGGGTGCGGAAGTGGTGTTCTGCAATCAGCGCGCGCTGGCGCAACTGGGCGACAACCCGGTGCAACAGCTGCTGGCGGCTGGGGTAAACGCGGTGGTTTCCACGCTGGGTGCCAGAGGCGCCAGCTACACCACCGACACGGATCACCTCGAAGCACGCTACCCGCTGACGCCAACGCTGGTGGACACCACCGGCGCAGGCGACTGCCTGGCCGGCTGGTTTATCGCCTGCCTGCTGGCCGGAAAATCGCCCGACGCGGCGCTGACCGAAGCGGTGTTTGCCGCCACCTACAGCTGCGAACGGGCTGGCGCTCAGCCCTCTTATCCTGACCGGCAGCAGCTCGCTGCCTTTCAACAGGCCAGCCTGCGCTGA
- a CDS encoding Gfo/Idh/MocA family protein, which translates to MIRFAVVGTNWITRQFVDAAHETGKMKLTAVYSRSLDQAQAFSTDYPVQHLFTSLAQMAESDDIDAVYIASPNALHCQQSLLFLQHKKHVICEKPLASNLREVETMIACARENQVVLFEAFKTASLPNFLILQASLPKVGKLRKAVINYCQYSSRYQRYLDGENPNTFNPAWSNGSIMDIGYYCLATAVSLWGEPHKVSANASLLASGVDAHGTVVMDYGDFDVTLLHSKVSQSGLPSEIQGEEGSLVIEHVSECQRVSFVPRGARSQDLSHPQHINTMLYEAETFARLVESNEVNHPGLQTSRTTAKLLTDIRRQTGVVFPADELPDDVVV; encoded by the coding sequence ATGATCCGCTTCGCTGTTGTAGGGACTAACTGGATCACCCGCCAGTTTGTCGATGCCGCGCATGAAACCGGCAAAATGAAGCTCACCGCCGTTTACTCCCGTTCACTGGACCAGGCTCAGGCCTTCAGCACCGATTACCCCGTGCAGCATCTGTTTACCTCGCTGGCGCAAATGGCCGAGTCGGACGACATTGATGCGGTGTATATCGCCAGCCCGAACGCCCTGCACTGCCAGCAATCGCTGCTTTTCCTGCAGCATAAAAAGCATGTGATTTGTGAGAAGCCGCTGGCGTCTAACCTGCGTGAAGTCGAGACGATGATCGCCTGCGCGCGAGAAAATCAGGTAGTGCTGTTTGAAGCCTTTAAAACCGCCAGCCTGCCCAATTTCCTGATCCTGCAAGCGTCCCTGCCGAAAGTGGGCAAGCTGCGTAAAGCGGTGATCAACTACTGCCAGTACTCCTCGCGCTATCAGCGCTATCTGGACGGCGAGAATCCCAATACCTTTAATCCGGCCTGGTCGAACGGCTCGATTATGGACATCGGTTATTACTGCCTGGCGACCGCGGTCAGCCTGTGGGGTGAACCGCATAAGGTGTCGGCGAATGCGTCGCTGCTGGCCAGCGGCGTGGATGCCCACGGCACGGTGGTGATGGATTACGGCGATTTTGACGTTACCCTTCTGCACTCGAAAGTCAGCCAGTCTGGCCTGCCAAGTGAGATCCAGGGCGAAGAGGGATCGCTGGTTATTGAGCACGTTTCGGAATGCCAGCGCGTCAGCTTTGTGCCGCGCGGCGCCCGCTCGCAGGACCTCAGCCATCCTCAGCATATCAATACCATGCTGTATGAAGCCGAGACCTTCGCCCGGCTGGTAGAGAGCAACGAAGTGAATCATCCGGGCCTGCAAACCTCACGTACCACGGCGAAACTGCTGACCGACATTCGTCGCCAGACCGGCGTGGTCTTCCCGGCGGATGAGCTGCCAGATGACGTGGTTGTGTAA
- the sstT gene encoding serine/threonine transporter SstT, with product MEKSPGLMQRLMQGSLVTQIMIGLIAGIALAWFSKEGAHSVSLLGTLFVSALKAVAPLLVMVLVISSIANHQHGSKTSIRPIVILYLLSTFCAAVVAVVFSHLLPQTLTLSDANQQIVPPSGILEVLNGLLMSMVANPFDALMHANYIGILVWAIGLGFAFRHSSDTTRTFLNDASNAVTSLVRLVIRFAPLGIFGLVASILATTGFSALWDYAHLLGLLLGCMLLMALVFNPLLVYWKIRRNPYPLVFTCLRESGVTAFFTRSSAANIPVNMALAKKLGLDEDTYSVSIPVGANISMAGASITITVLTLAAVNTLGIQVDVSTAILLSLVASICACGASGVAGGSLLLIPVACNMFGIPNEVAMQVVAVGFIIGVLQDSAETALNSSADILFTAAACMADQRQEEQQRA from the coding sequence ATGGAAAAAAGTCCTGGGCTGATGCAGCGTCTGATGCAGGGCAGCCTGGTCACTCAAATTATGATCGGTCTGATCGCCGGCATTGCCCTGGCGTGGTTCTCAAAAGAAGGCGCCCATTCTGTCAGCCTGCTGGGTACGCTGTTTGTCAGCGCGCTGAAAGCGGTTGCTCCCCTGCTGGTGATGGTGCTGGTGATCTCCTCGATTGCAAACCATCAGCACGGCAGCAAAACCAGTATCCGCCCGATCGTCATTCTCTATCTGCTCAGCACGTTCTGTGCCGCCGTGGTGGCCGTCGTCTTCAGCCATCTACTGCCGCAAACCCTGACGCTGAGCGACGCTAACCAGCAGATCGTCCCGCCGTCCGGCATTCTGGAAGTGCTGAACGGCCTGTTGATGAGCATGGTGGCTAACCCGTTTGATGCGCTGATGCACGCCAACTATATCGGCATTCTGGTGTGGGCAATTGGCCTCGGCTTCGCCTTCCGTCACAGCAGCGACACCACCCGCACCTTCCTCAACGATGCCTCGAACGCCGTGACCTCGCTGGTACGGCTGGTGATCCGCTTTGCGCCGCTGGGCATTTTCGGACTGGTGGCCTCGATTCTGGCGACCACCGGCTTCTCCGCGCTGTGGGATTACGCGCATCTGCTGGGCCTGTTGTTGGGCTGTATGCTGCTGATGGCGCTGGTGTTCAATCCGCTGCTGGTGTACTGGAAAATCCGCCGCAACCCCTATCCGCTGGTATTTACCTGCCTGCGTGAAAGCGGCGTGACCGCCTTCTTCACCCGCAGTTCCGCCGCCAATATTCCGGTGAATATGGCGCTGGCGAAAAAGCTGGGGCTGGATGAGGACACTTACTCGGTGTCGATCCCGGTGGGGGCGAATATCAGTATGGCGGGGGCTTCGATCACCATCACCGTGCTGACGCTGGCGGCGGTGAATACGCTGGGCATTCAGGTTGATGTCAGTACGGCGATCTTGCTGAGCCTGGTGGCGTCGATCTGTGCCTGTGGTGCATCCGGCGTGGCGGGCGGTTCGCTGCTGCTGATCCCGGTGGCCTGTAATATGTTTGGTATTCCAAATGAAGTGGCGATGCAGGTAGTGGCGGTCGGCTTTATTATCGGCGTACTGCAGGATTCGGCGGAAACCGCGCTGAACTCCTCAGCGGATATCCTGTTTACCGCGGCGGCCTGTATGGCCGACCAGCGTCAGGAAGAACAGCAACGCGCCTGA
- a CDS encoding TerC family protein, whose translation MHSVGTPLLWGSFAVIVVIMLAIDLFLQGRRGSQTMSMKQAALWSLLWISLSLLFAAGFWWYLDGNVGREIANTQTLAFLTGYVLEKALAVDNVFVWLMLFSYFAVPAAIQRRVLIYGILGAIVLRTGMIFAGSWLVSEFSWILYLFGAFLIFTGIKMAMEGGDDEGNVGDKPVVRWLRSKMRMTETMEGEKFFVRRNGVLFATPLLLVLIMVELSDVIFAVDSIPAIFAVTTDPFIVLTSNLFAILGLRAMYFLLANVAERFHMLKYGLAVVLVFIGVKMLIVDFYHIPVSISLGTVGGILAITLLVNAWVNHRNDQKKLSQ comes from the coding sequence ATGCACTCTGTTGGCACGCCTCTGCTGTGGGGCAGCTTCGCGGTAATCGTGGTTATTATGCTGGCTATCGACCTGTTTTTGCAGGGTCGTCGCGGCTCCCAAACCATGTCAATGAAACAGGCGGCACTCTGGTCGCTGCTGTGGATCTCCCTCTCTCTGCTGTTCGCTGCCGGTTTCTGGTGGTACCTCGACGGTAATGTCGGCCGTGAGATCGCGAATACGCAAACCCTGGCTTTCCTGACGGGCTACGTGCTGGAAAAAGCGCTGGCGGTGGATAACGTCTTCGTCTGGCTGATGCTGTTCAGCTACTTTGCGGTGCCGGCCGCCATTCAACGTCGGGTACTCATCTACGGCATCCTCGGCGCTATCGTGCTGCGTACCGGGATGATCTTTGCCGGCAGCTGGCTGGTCTCTGAATTCAGCTGGATCCTGTATCTCTTCGGCGCGTTCCTGATCTTTACCGGCATCAAAATGGCGATGGAAGGCGGTGACGATGAAGGCAACGTCGGCGACAAGCCGGTCGTCCGCTGGCTGCGCAGCAAAATGCGCATGACCGAAACCATGGAAGGCGAGAAGTTCTTCGTGCGTCGTAACGGCGTGCTGTTCGCTACGCCGCTGCTGCTGGTGCTGATTATGGTCGAGCTGAGCGACGTGATTTTTGCCGTCGACAGCATTCCGGCTATTTTCGCGGTCACCACCGACCCGTTTATCGTTCTGACCTCTAACCTGTTCGCAATCCTCGGCCTGCGTGCGATGTACTTCCTGCTGGCGAACGTCGCGGAACGCTTCCATATGCTGAAATATGGTCTGGCGGTGGTGCTGGTGTTTATCGGTGTGAAGATGCTGATCGTCGATTTCTACCACATTCCGGTGTCGATCTCGCTGGGTACCGTCGGCGGCATTCTGGCCATCACCCTGCTGGTTAATGCCTGGGTTAATCACCGTAACGACCAGAAGAAGCTGAGTCAGTAA
- a CDS encoding DedA family protein: MDIFKALIHALWQQDFETLSDPTLVWAIYFVLFMILFLENGLLPAAFLPGDSLLVLVGVLIAKGTLSFPMTLFILTTAASLGCWCSYIQGKWLGNTPTVQKWLSHLPAQYHVRAHQLFHKHGLSALLVGRFIAFVRTLLPTIAGLSGLSNARFQFFNWVSALLWVLILTVIGFALGKTPIFRKYEDQMMFCLMMLPLVLLVFGLFGSLFVLWRKKRGVNNEKGNL, from the coding sequence ATGGATATTTTTAAAGCCCTAATCCACGCCCTCTGGCAACAAGATTTCGAAACCCTTTCAGACCCTACGTTGGTCTGGGCAATCTATTTTGTCCTGTTTATGATCCTTTTCCTGGAAAACGGCCTGCTTCCTGCCGCTTTCTTACCGGGTGACAGCCTGCTGGTATTGGTTGGCGTATTGATTGCCAAAGGCACGCTGAGCTTCCCGATGACGCTGTTTATTCTTACCACTGCGGCCAGTCTGGGCTGCTGGTGCAGTTATATTCAGGGCAAGTGGCTGGGCAATACGCCCACCGTGCAAAAATGGCTTTCGCACCTGCCCGCCCAGTACCACGTCCGCGCCCACCAGTTATTTCATAAGCACGGCCTTTCCGCGCTGCTGGTCGGCCGTTTTATCGCCTTTGTCCGTACGCTGTTGCCGACCATTGCAGGCCTTTCCGGCCTGAGCAATGCCCGTTTCCAGTTCTTTAACTGGGTAAGCGCGCTGCTCTGGGTATTAATCCTGACGGTTATCGGCTTTGCGCTCGGCAAAACCCCTATTTTTCGCAAATACGAAGATCAGATGATGTTCTGCCTGATGATGCTGCCGCTGGTGCTGCTGGTCTTTGGTTTGTTTGGCTCGTTGTTCGTGCTGTGGCGCAAAAAGCGCGGCGTGAACAATGAGAAAGGAAACTTATAA